In a genomic window of Henningerozyma blattae CBS 6284 chromosome 9, complete genome:
- the PPG1 gene encoding putative serine/threonine-protein kinase PPG1 (similar to Saccharomyces cerevisiae PPG1 (YNR032W); ancestral locus Anc_6.342) — protein MMKLDECLELLYKGQLLPEATIRALSYKLKEMLVQQSNVIHISTPVTVVGDIHGQFHDLLEIFHIGGPVPNTNYLFLGDYVDRGLYSVETITLLMVLKLRYPNRIHLLRGNHESRQITQSYGFYTECLNKYGGNSKVWNYLTDFFDYLVLCCIIDDELFCVHGGLSPNVQTIDQIRIIDRFREIPHDGAMADLVWSDPEDNPIIDPTATSEGFYYEPSQHFQVSPRGAGYTFGRSVVEKFLQLNNMSRIYRAHQLCNEGFQIYFDGLVTTVWSAPNYCYRCGNKASILELYSKDVYYFNVFEEAPENKSLNEGSTTKVIQEYFNNDNNISSSQLSLMDGFEAMEESMDLFSDAYQARSAASRKVEYFL, from the coding sequence ATTATATAAGGGTCAGTTGTTGCCGGAAGCTACGATACGTGCGCTTAGttataaattaaaggaGATGCTAGTGCAACAGTCCAATGTGATTCATATTTCTACCCCAGTGACTGTTGTGGGAGATATACATGGGCAATTCCATGACCTTCTGGAGATCTTCCACATTGGCGGTCCAGTTCCCAATAcgaattatttattcttagGTGATTATGTTGATAGAGGACTTTATAGTGTGGAAACGATAACGTTATTAATGGTTCTAAAGTTAAGATACCCGAACCGTATCCATCTTTTAAGAGGAAATCATGAATCCAGACAAATCACACAGAGTTATGGGTTTTACACAGAATGCTTAAACAAATATGGAGGGAATTCAAAAGTTTGGAATTATCTAACAGATTTTTTCGACTACCTTGTACTATGTTGCAtcattgatgatgaattattttgtgTCCATGGAGGTTTGTCACCAAATGTACAAACCATCGACCAAATCAGAATTATTGATCGTTTTAGAGAAATTCCTCATGATGGTGCAATGGCTGATCTAGTCTGGTCTGACCCTGAAGATAATCCAATTATTGACCCTACTGCGACTAGTGAAGGTTTCTACTATGAGCCATCACAGCATTTTCAAGTCTCACCTCGTGGTGCCGGATATACTTTTGGCAGAAGCGTAGTGGAAAAGTTTTTACAATTGAATAACATGTCTCGAATCTATCGTGCCCATCAATTATGCAATGAAGGATTTCAAATCTACTTTGATGGATTGGTTACTACGGTATGGTCGGCTCCAAATTATTGCTATCGTTGTGGAAATAAAGCATCTATTCTAGAACTATACAGTAAAGACgtatattatttcaatgTTTTTGAAGAAGCTCCAGAAAACAAGAGTTTAAACGAAGGTAGCACTACCAAAGTAATTCAggaatatttcaataatgaCAACAATATTTCATCTTCCCAGCTGTCGTTGATGGACGGATTTGAAGCTATGGAAGAGTCAATGGATCTCTTCTCGGATGCTTACCAAGCAAGATCAGCAGCTTCAAGAAAGGTAGAATACTTCTTGTAA
- the ABZ1 gene encoding 4-amino-4-deoxychorismate synthase (similar to Saccharomyces cerevisiae ABZ1 (YNR033W); ancestral locus Anc_6.344), giving the protein MDTFNVLFIDSYDSFTYNVVRLLEQQKLHESTQRIKVFTIRNDTFTNVSQLKEILPVIDCIVVGPGPGNPLNGSEDMGIINELFSGSDFQDIPILGVCLGFQALCHSFGADIIQLKTIKHGQVYDINLYNNEDTLLNPLFLSFNRARSFKATRYHSLAIINNNKSLIPLAYTTDENGTVLMAVQAAKKVPWFGVQYHPESCCSENGDLLVGNFLNFAFDYNSKTNTARQLKKLSLINNDQIKYKKILYQLNLIIDKKPIDVDLSASLLANKNECVNNDILKKIEIKEYSINNYDKPNITMKIAEDLLVDYDKFVLASSTVNKNRGEWSIIALPDSNSEVFTHFTQVNKTCIYKWRDPQITKNQLDSMLEKSDKFANSNAYLKVFSEAKEGFWKTISSYMKNKLFAYKNHLPFIGGLVGVMSYEFGNYVQMNMDPNDLLMPDAKLVFINNTILINHVDKKVYTISLNNTFPPQISDNLSNYLKDKIQTTEDNLELSKLPKDVTFDIIKPVKKDYANAFEACRNYIKQGYSYEMCLTTQTKITPSKKLTPWRIFQTLTRRNPAPFSNYFFFNDIIDNDSNSVCLVSSSPERFLKWDLDSCELRPIKGTVKKSKTMTRELATEILKTPKEFGENLMILDLIRNDLYELLSDVRVEEFMSVEEYATVYQLVSVIKLYGMANPQVNTNNYVGLDVLKHSLPPGSMTGAPKKKTVKLLQQDPMLETNLNKHTTKDTRGLYSGVSGYWSVNGNGDWSVNIRCLHSYNGGDDWAIGAGGALTILSNVEAELDEVFVKLESALQVFNDSTQI; this is encoded by the coding sequence ATGGATACCTTCAATGTGTTATTTATCGATTCCTATGACTCTTTCACTTATAACGTGGTACGGCTTTTAGAACAACAGAAATTACACGAATCAACTCAGAGGATCAAAGTATTTACCATTAGAAACGATACCTTTACAAATGTCAGccaattgaaagaaatattgCCGGTCATTGATTGTATAGTTGTTGGGCCAGGACCTGGTAACCCTCTAAATGGGTCTGAAGATATgggtattattaatgaattgttTTCTGGTTCAGATTTCCAAGATATCCCTATTTTAGGTGTCTGTTTAGGGTTCCAAGCCCTATGCCATTCATTTGGTGCTgatataattcaattgaaaactATTAAGCATGGTCAAGTAtatgatattaatttatataataatgagGATACCCTACTAAATCCTTTATTCTTGTCATTTAATAGAGCTCGCTCTTTCAAAGCAACAAGATATCATTCTTTagcaattattaataataataaaagtttaATACCATTAGCTTACACTACCGATGAAAATGGTACCGTACTCATGGCCGTTCAAGCTGCAAAGAAAGTCCCTTGGTTTGGGGTTCAATATCATCCAGAATCTTGCTGTTCAGAAAATGGGGATTTACTCGTGGGTAATTTCCTAAATTTTGCTTTTGATTATAATTCTAAAACTAATACAGCAAGgcaattgaaaaaactatctttaattaataatgatcagataaaatataaaaaaatattataccaattgaatttaattattgataaaaagCCAATAGATGTTGACTTATCTGCTTCTTTGCttgcaaataaaaatgaatgtgtaaataatgatatacttaaaaagattgaaatcaaagaatattctattaataattatgataAGCCAAATATTACTATGAAAATAGCAGAAGATTTGCTGGTTGACTATGACAAATTTGTTTTAGCTTCTTCAACAGTTAATAAAAACCGTGGGGAATGGTCAATTATTGCTTTACCTGATTCAAATTCAGAAGTTTTCACACATTTTACTCAAGTCAATAAAACATGTATTTACAAGTGGAGAGATCCGCAAATTActaaaaatcaattagatTCTATGTTAGAGAAGTCTGACAAATTTGCTAATTCTAATGCTTACTTAAAAGTGTTTAGTGAAGCAAAAGAAGGGTTTTGGAAAACGATATCTAgttatatgaaaaataaattatttgctTACAAAAATCATTTACCATTTATTGGTGGTTTAGTGGGTGTGATGTCTTATGAATTTGGTAATTATGTTCAAATGAATATGGATCCAAATGATCTTTTAATGCCGGATGCTAAGCTTGtgtttattaataatactattttaattaatcatgtggataaaaaagtatatacTATTTCATTAAACAACACTTTTCCACCTCAAATTTCTGATAATTTGTCCAactatttaaaagataagaTTCAAACTACAGAAGataatttggaattatcaaaattaccTAAAGATGTTACTTTTGATATAATTAAGCCAGTTAAGAAAGATTATGCAAATGCTTTTGAAGCTTGTCGAAATTATATCAAGCAAGGGTATTCGTATGAAATGTGTTTAACAACCCAAACAAAAATTACGCCAAGCAAAAAGTTAACCCCATggagaatttttcaaacatTAACTAGAAGAAACCCAGCtcctttttcaaattattttttcttcaacgatattattgataatgattctaATAGTGTGTGTCTCGTTAGCAGTTCTCCTGAACGATTTTTAAAATGGGACTTAGATTCGTGTGAATTAAGACCCATTAAAGGCACTGTTAAGAAATCAAAAACGATGACAAGAGAATTAGCTACAGAGATCTTAAAGACACCAAAAGAATTCGgagaaaatttaatgattttggATTTAATCCGTAATGATTTGTACGAATTACTATCAGACGTTAGAGTTGAAGAGTTTATGTCTGTTGAAGAATATGCGACAGTTTACCAATTGGTTAGTGTTATTAAACTGTATGGAATGGCCAATCCGCAGGTGAATACCAATAATTATGTTGGATTAGATGTATTAAAGCATTCATTACCTCCAGGTTCTATGACTGGAGCcccaaagaaaaaaactgTTAAACTGCTTCAACAAGATCCAATGTTGGAGACAAATTTGAACAAGCATACCACCAAGGATACTCGTGGTCTATACAGTGGTGTCTCTGGGTATTGGTCAGTGAATGGAAATGGTGATTGGTCTGTTAATATTCGTTGTTTGCATAGTTATAACGGTGGTGATGATTGGGCTATTGGTGCTGGTGGGGCTTTAACGATTTTGAGTAATGTTGAAGCTGAATTAGATGAAGTGTTCGTTAAGTTGGAGAGTGCCTTACAAGTATTTAATGATTCCACTCAAATTTAA
- the TBLA0I02430 gene encoding 6-phosphogluconolactonase (similar to Saccharomyces cerevisiae SOL2 (YCR073W-A) and SOL1 (YNR034W); ancestral locus Anc_6.345) — protein sequence MTTNIPKVYAFPELDEVADAVADYVVYVQNHALAKPVKEKKLSSSSLNGMVTTTGTVDFKEIRRTPSVKSAGNGNVNNSSSKDLSKKPKKEARFRIAISGGSLIQVLNKGLLTRTDVKWDRWDIYFADERLVPFDSQDSNYGQAKRKIFDLIDTEKYGEPNIYHIEEDLISDPQECADRYEKVLIKGFAGRDSVKLPMFDLFLLGCAPDGHIASLFPNFQESLRENLAWVIPVEGAPSGPSKRISLTIPVICHSNRVAFVVEGATKAPVIKTIMERPEKGLPSSIVNEGAAGRVSWFVDNDALTETFVVKKKYKNRSHEKPEEETPIQQ from the coding sequence ATGACTACAAACATTCCAAAGGTTTATGCCTTCCCGGAGCTAGATGAAGTCGCTGATGCAGTGGCAGATTATGTAGTTTATGTTCAAAATCACGCACTTGCTAAGCCAGTAAAGGAAAAGAAGTTGTCAAGTAGTAGTTTAAATGGAATGGTTACGACTACAGGAACTGTAGACTTTAAAGAAATTCGAAGAACCCCCTCAGTTAAAAGTGCAGGAAACGGCAATGTAAACAACTCGTCATCAAAGGATCTTTCGAAGAAACCAAAGAAGGAGGCTCGATTTAGAATTGCTATTTCAGGAGGTTCATTAATTCAAGTATTAAACAAAGGTCTATTAACAAGAACTGACGTAAAATGGGATAGATGggatatttattttgctGATGAAAGATTAGTACCATTTGACTCGCAGGACAGCAATTATGGTCAAGCAAAGCgtaaaatttttgatttgataGATACTGAAAAATACGGTGAACCAAATATCTACCATATTGAAGAAGACTTAATTTCAGATCCACAAGAATGCGCAGATCGTTACGAAAAAGTACTTATCAAAGGTTTTGCAGGAAGAGATTCTGTTAAATTACCAATGTTTGATCTATTTTTACTAGGTTGTGCACCTGATGGCCATATTGCATCATTATTCCCAAATTTCCAAGAAAGTTTAAGAGAGAACTTAGCATGGGTTATTCCTGTTGAAGGTGCTCCAAGTGGTCCGTCGAAGAGAATTTCTTTGACAATTCCAGTTATCTGTCATTCAAATAGAGTAGCATTTGTTGTTGAAGGTGCAACTAAAGCCCCAGTTATTAAAACCATTATGGAAAGACCAGAAAAAGGTCTTCCAAGTTCAATTGTTAATGAAGGTGCAGCTGGCCGTGTATCTTGGTTTGTTGATAATGACGCATTAACTGAAACGTTTGTTgtcaaaaagaaatataaaaatcGTTCTCATGAAAAACCAGAAGAAGAAACCCCTATTCAACAGTAA
- the ERS1 gene encoding cystinosin-like protein ERS1 (similar to Saccharomyces cerevisiae ERS1 (YCR075C); ancestral locus Anc_6.346) has product MNLRIDDLLGLIYVSAWSISMYPPIIKNWKCNSSSAISIDFVLLNAAGYFYLLTSLILQVYFWIPVSTELLNTEQQLLKPKVSVLDIIYCSNGFIMTVVLLTQVVWGRKLWNFLKDKKRRMTNFFHKLLCLSIFCFTFITFQYIYNNIKNGWSNSETLSYCNQLFLMKISMSLVKYIPQVTYNYNRKSMKGYAIQGVFLDTIGGVASLAQLVVQLQRDQNFSFLVFITNFGKIGLGLVTLVFNFIFISQWMIYES; this is encoded by the coding sequence atgaacTTAAGAATTGATGATCTGCTAGGCCTTATTTACGTATCAGCATGGTCTATTTCAATGTACCCACCAATCATAAAGAATTGGAAATGTAACTCAAGCAGTGCTATCTCTATCgattttgtattattaaatgcCGCCggctatttttatttattaacttCCTTAATATTACAAGTGTATTTTTGGATTCCTGTTAGTACAGAGCTTTTGAATACTGAGCAGCAATTATTGAAACCTAAAGTCTCTGTACTTGACATTATATATTGTAGTAATGGGTTTATTATGACTGTTGTTTTACTAACCCAAGTCGTATGGGGTAGAAAATTatggaattttttaaaggatAAGAAGAGAAGGATGACTAATTTCTTTCATAAATTGTTATGCCtttctattttttgtttcacGTTTATCACTTTccagtatatatataacaatATTAAGAACGGTTGGTCAAATTCAGAAACCTTATCATATTGTaatcaattatttctaatgaaaatttcaatgtCATTAGTTAAGTATATCCCACAAGTAacatataattataatcgAAAATCAATGAAAGGCTATGCTATCCAAGGTGTATTTTTAGATACGATAGGGGGTGTTGCATCATTAGCTCAATTAGTTGTTCAGTTACAAAGAGATCAAAATTTCAGTTTTTTAGTGTTTATCACTAATTTTGGGAAAATAGGCCTCGGTTTAGTGACGTTggtatttaatttcatttttatttcacaATGGATGATTTATGAGAGTTAA